The following nucleotide sequence is from Anaerobiospirillum thomasii.
CCAAGGCCGGCTGGGTTGCCATGATTCAGCACTACTTTGTTGCCTCGTGGATCGGTGGTGAGAATACTGACAATGTAATCTATACCAGCGCATCTAAGGATGACAGAGATGCCATTATTGGTATCAGAACCAAAGCAACATCAATTGAAGCAGGATCAGAGCACAACTTTAAGGCTCAGATGTGGTTAGGTCCTAAATCACAGGACATCATGGCAGGTGTTGCACCAAACCTCGATCTGACTGTTGATTATGGCTGGCTATGGTTCATCTCTATTCCTTTATTCAAGATTCTTGAATTTATTCAGAGCTTCGTTGGCAACTGGGGTTTCTCAATTATCTTGTTAACATTAGTGGTACGTACCTGTCTGTTCCCACTGACTAAAGCTCAGTATACATCTATGGCCAAAATGCGTCTTTTAACACCAAAGATGCAGGAGCTGCGTGAAAGATATAAAGATGACAGACAGAAGTTAGGTCAGGAAACTATGCGTCTGTATAAGACAGAGAAAGTAAATCCTCTTGGCGGCTGTCTGCCTCTGTTAATTCAGATGCCTATCTTCATTGCCCTGTACTGGACACTGATGGAGTCAACAGAATTACGTCACGCCCCATTTATCGGCTGGATTACTGACCTTTCTGTATATGATCCATACTTTGTAACACCTATTTTATATGGTATTTCAATGTTCTTTATACAGAAGATGTCACCTACACCTGTAAATGATCCTGTACAGAGAAAGGTTATTATGGCCATGCCATTAGTATTTACCTTTATGTTCTGTACCTTCCCTGCAGGTCTGACACTGTACTGGCTTGTATCTAACCTATTTACAATCCTGCAACAGGTTCTGATTTACAAATCACTTGAAAAGCGTGGTTTACACGTTAAAAGCTAACTATGTCTTTTGATGATACTATTGCAGCAATTGCCACTGCGCCTGGGCGCGGTGGCATTGCCATTATTAGGGTCTCAGGAAATAAGGCCCTTGAAGTTGCAGCCAAGATTGCCCACCTTGAAAATATCAAACCAAGACTTGCCTACTTTCGTAAATTCTATGATGGAGAAAATCCAGTTGATGAGGGTCTTGTTCTTTATCTGAAAGGACCTAACTCATACACAGGAGAGGACACCATAGAGTTTCAGGGGCATGGTGGCAATATTGTTCCTCAGCAGGTTTTAAGTGCTGTTTTAGCTATTGATGGTGTGCGTCAGGCAGAGCCTGGTGAATTTACCCGCAGAGCTTTTTTAAACGGCAAAATAGACCTGACTAAAGCAGAGGCTGTAGAGGATCTCATATCAGCAGGTTCCAACAGCGCAGCAAAAGCAGCTCTTGCCTCATTAGATGGCGAGTTTGCCAAATACCTGCATAATCTTACAGAGCTTCTTAC
It contains:
- the yidC gene encoding membrane protein insertase YidC, with the translated sequence MEQQRNLLLILFLTLSMFLYWAWESDKLNAIKMAEQHAAAELMKEEVLANSSISKLVELKNDVLSLQINLAGGDIEDAKLLKVAQEQGKDDPFHLLMTEPSFVYQAQSGLAGKDGPDSKERPLYTSTAKSYTMKDGEDSVSAVLNYNKNGVDYQKIITLKKDSYVIDVEYKVKNNTDKALSMAFFGQLKQTADIEQQSNAGAFGMVAGAYRGTAYSTQESRYEKETLDDIIDLSNDKQNINVNTKAGWVAMIQHYFVASWIGGENTDNVIYTSASKDDRDAIIGIRTKATSIEAGSEHNFKAQMWLGPKSQDIMAGVAPNLDLTVDYGWLWFISIPLFKILEFIQSFVGNWGFSIILLTLVVRTCLFPLTKAQYTSMAKMRLLTPKMQELRERYKDDRQKLGQETMRLYKTEKVNPLGGCLPLLIQMPIFIALYWTLMESTELRHAPFIGWITDLSVYDPYFVTPILYGISMFFIQKMSPTPVNDPVQRKVIMAMPLVFTFMFCTFPAGLTLYWLVSNLFTILQQVLIYKSLEKRGLHVKS